From Candidatus Manganitrophus morganii, the proteins below share one genomic window:
- the trpC gene encoding indole-3-glycerol phosphate synthase TrpC, translated as MAPYTSLLTYSMTFLDDILKVKRESVQRRKGRSALQELRSRIADAEPTRRFQKALRERQEGAPRLIAEIKKASPSKGIIREKFQPVEIARIYEGEGAAAVSVLTEEHFFLGKPSYLKEVRSAIALPLLKKDFILDEFQVYEARAWGADALLLIAALLERQQAIDYFHLARELSLDTLVEVHDEKELEQVVDWAPVIGINNRDLRTFKTDLETTFRLLRKIPSSVRKDRIVISESGIHSRKEVERLYDAGVEAMLIGETFMAAEKMADKMKELLGR; from the coding sequence TTGGCTCCTTACACTTCACTCCTCACTTATTCTATGACTTTCCTAGACGACATTCTTAAAGTCAAACGCGAGTCGGTTCAACGCCGGAAGGGGCGGAGCGCGCTTCAAGAGCTCCGGTCGCGGATTGCCGATGCGGAGCCGACCCGTCGATTTCAGAAGGCGCTTCGAGAACGCCAAGAGGGGGCTCCCCGGCTGATTGCCGAGATCAAGAAGGCCTCTCCTTCGAAAGGGATCATTCGGGAAAAGTTCCAGCCGGTTGAGATTGCCCGGATCTACGAGGGAGAAGGGGCCGCCGCCGTTTCCGTCTTGACGGAAGAGCACTTTTTTCTCGGCAAGCCTTCTTATCTAAAGGAAGTGCGGTCGGCGATCGCGCTTCCCTTGCTGAAAAAAGATTTCATCCTCGATGAATTTCAAGTGTACGAAGCGCGCGCCTGGGGAGCCGACGCGCTCCTTCTGATCGCCGCCTTGTTGGAACGCCAACAGGCGATCGACTATTTCCATCTGGCGCGGGAGCTCTCGCTCGATACCCTTGTGGAAGTTCATGACGAGAAGGAACTGGAGCAGGTGGTCGATTGGGCGCCGGTCATCGGGATCAACAATCGGGATCTGCGCACCTTCAAGACCGATCTGGAAACGACCTTCCGCCTTCTCCGCAAGATCCCATCCTCGGTTCGGAAGGATCGGATTGTGATCAGCGAGAGCGGGATTCACTCTCGAAAAGAGGTGGAGCGGCTCTACGATGCCGGGGTCGAGGCGATGCTGATCGGCGAGACGTTCATGGCAGCTGAGAAGATGGCGGACAAAATGAAGGAATTGTTGGGAAGATGA
- a CDS encoding phosphoribosylanthranilate isomerase, producing the protein MRVKICGITNLEDAMMAAEYGADAIGFIFAPESPRFTPPETVQKIISSLPAFVTTVGVFTSGEEKDFRQAVEECGLDLIQFHGPFSPETIRPFASRAIKVIRVQSEKSLDEISSHPARAVLLDTYHDQQLGGSGASFDWKIAAKATRLCRILLAGGLTPENVAAAIAAVRPYGVDVSSGVEIETGGRGSGVGGRRKKDHVKMKRFIEAAKRAGEKYAVTE; encoded by the coding sequence ATGCGCGTCAAGATCTGCGGGATCACCAATCTGGAGGATGCGATGATGGCGGCGGAGTATGGGGCCGATGCGATCGGATTCATCTTCGCCCCGGAGAGTCCGCGATTCACCCCGCCGGAGACGGTTCAAAAAATCATCTCCTCCCTGCCCGCTTTCGTGACGACCGTCGGTGTTTTCACCTCAGGAGAGGAGAAAGATTTCAGGCAGGCGGTTGAAGAGTGCGGACTCGACCTGATTCAATTTCATGGTCCTTTTTCACCCGAGACGATCCGGCCGTTTGCATCGCGGGCGATCAAGGTGATCCGCGTCCAGAGTGAGAAAAGTCTCGATGAGATATCATCCCATCCCGCGCGCGCCGTTCTGCTCGACACGTACCACGATCAACAACTCGGCGGAAGCGGCGCTTCATTTGATTGGAAGATTGCGGCGAAGGCAACGCGGCTCTGTCGGATCCTCCTCGCAGGGGGGCTGACGCCGGAGAATGTCGCGGCGGCCATTGCGGCGGTCCGTCCTTACGGCGTTGATGTGAGCAGCGGGGTGGAGATCGAGACAGGGGGCCGGGGGTCGGGGGTCGGGGGTCGGAGAAAGAAAGATCACGTGAAGATGAAACGATTTATCGAAGCGGCGAAGCGGGCGGGGGAGAAGTATGCTGTTACCGAATAA
- the trpD gene encoding anthranilate phosphoribosyltransferase has protein sequence MIKEAIAKVVERIDLKEEEAEQVMREIMEGKATPAQIASYITALRMKGESVAEITGSAKVMREKAVRVRVSDPMVVDTCGTGGDRLHTFNISTTVAVVVAGCGVTVAKHGNRSVSSSCGSADVLKTLGIQIDLPPERVEACINDIGIGFLFAPLFHGAMKHAVAPRQETGIRTIFNILGPLTNPAGATVQVLGVFSSIYTELMAQVLLNLGSRHCFVVHGADGLDEITITGKSRISEGKGGRVLTYPLEPKDFQLPGGSLKDLAGGNADVNAAILLDILKGEQGPKRDVVLMNAAPALVAVGKAKTLQEGVHLAEESIDSGRAMGKLEALKEMTNK, from the coding sequence ATGATTAAAGAAGCGATTGCCAAAGTGGTCGAAAGGATTGACCTGAAAGAGGAAGAAGCGGAGCAGGTCATGCGGGAGATCATGGAAGGAAAGGCGACGCCGGCGCAGATTGCCTCCTACATCACCGCCCTGCGGATGAAGGGGGAGTCGGTCGCCGAGATCACCGGATCGGCCAAGGTGATGCGGGAGAAAGCGGTTCGCGTCCGGGTCAGCGATCCGATGGTGGTCGATACCTGCGGAACCGGCGGAGATCGGCTTCACACGTTCAACATCTCGACGACCGTCGCCGTCGTCGTGGCCGGCTGCGGGGTCACCGTCGCCAAACATGGCAATCGATCGGTCTCCAGCTCCTGCGGAAGCGCCGACGTCTTAAAGACGCTGGGAATTCAAATCGATCTTCCCCCCGAGCGGGTCGAGGCATGCATCAATGATATCGGCATCGGCTTTCTTTTCGCCCCGCTCTTTCACGGCGCCATGAAACATGCCGTCGCCCCCCGGCAGGAGACCGGCATCCGGACCATCTTTAATATCTTAGGACCGCTGACCAATCCGGCCGGGGCGACCGTCCAGGTCCTCGGGGTCTTCTCCTCCATCTATACCGAGCTGATGGCGCAGGTGCTCCTCAATCTCGGCTCGCGCCACTGCTTCGTCGTCCACGGCGCCGACGGCCTCGATGAGATCACCATCACCGGCAAGAGCCGGATCTCCGAGGGAAAAGGGGGCCGCGTTCTGACCTATCCGCTGGAGCCGAAAGACTTTCAACTTCCGGGTGGAAGTCTCAAAGATTTGGCCGGAGGCAACGCCGACGTCAATGCGGCGATCCTCCTCGACATCTTGAAAGGTGAACAGGGACCGAAGCGGGATGTGGTTTTGATGAATGCCGCCCCGGCGCTCGTCGCCGTCGGAAAGGCAAAAACACTCCAGGAGGGGGTCCATCTGGCGGAGGAATCGATCGACTCCGGAAGGGCGATGGGCAAGCTGGAAGCCTTGAAGGAGATGACCAATAAGTAA
- the trpB gene encoding tryptophan synthase subunit beta — translation MLLPNKKGRFGPYGGRYVPETLMPALEELEAAYQAVRRDPAFKKALADALKNYVGRPTPLYFAQRLSERLGGAKVYLKREDLCHTGAHKINNTMGQILLTQKMGKKRVIAETGAGQHGVAVATVAARAGLACEVYMGTEDMERQALNVIRMRLLGAKVTGVDAGSRTLKDAINEALRDWTTHIRTTHYILGSVLGPHPFPMMIRDFQSVIGQEARQQILRAEGRLPDALIACVGGGSNAIGLFYPFLSDKSVRMVGVEAGGRGIAPGQHAARFASGSVGVLHGTMTYLLQDPSGQIQTTHSVSAGLDYAAVGPEHSYYRDMKRIDYTYVTDDEALAAFKFLAETEGILPALESAHAIAHLVKLAPTLGKDQLIIVNLSGRGDKDVNQLSQMEAFASMIGERK, via the coding sequence ATGCTGTTACCGAATAAAAAAGGGCGGTTCGGCCCCTACGGCGGGAGATATGTTCCCGAAACATTGATGCCGGCGCTCGAAGAATTGGAAGCCGCGTATCAGGCCGTCCGCCGCGACCCGGCGTTTAAGAAAGCGCTGGCCGATGCGTTGAAGAATTACGTCGGTCGGCCGACGCCGCTCTATTTTGCGCAGCGTCTCTCGGAGCGGCTCGGCGGCGCCAAAGTCTATCTGAAGCGGGAAGACCTCTGCCATACCGGGGCCCATAAGATCAACAACACGATGGGCCAGATCCTTCTCACCCAAAAGATGGGAAAGAAGCGGGTCATCGCCGAGACCGGCGCCGGGCAGCATGGGGTGGCGGTGGCGACGGTGGCGGCGCGCGCGGGGCTTGCCTGCGAGGTCTACATGGGGACGGAGGATATGGAGCGGCAGGCGCTGAATGTCATCCGGATGCGTCTCCTGGGGGCGAAGGTGACCGGCGTCGATGCGGGGAGCCGGACACTGAAAGATGCGATCAATGAAGCGCTGCGCGATTGGACCACTCACATCCGAACGACCCATTACATCCTCGGCTCGGTTCTGGGGCCGCATCCCTTTCCGATGATGATCCGCGACTTCCAGTCGGTCATCGGGCAGGAGGCGCGTCAGCAGATCTTGCGGGCGGAGGGACGGCTTCCCGACGCGCTGATCGCCTGCGTCGGCGGGGGGAGCAATGCCATCGGTCTTTTTTATCCGTTTCTCTCGGATAAATCGGTTCGAATGGTCGGCGTCGAGGCGGGAGGACGCGGCATCGCCCCCGGGCAGCACGCGGCGCGGTTTGCGTCCGGCTCGGTCGGCGTTCTCCATGGGACGATGACCTACCTGCTCCAAGATCCGAGCGGACAGATCCAGACGACCCATTCGGTTTCGGCCGGTTTGGACTACGCGGCGGTCGGCCCGGAGCATAGCTATTACCGGGATATGAAGCGGATCGATTATACTTATGTGACCGATGACGAGGCGCTGGCGGCCTTTAAGTTCCTTGCGGAGACCGAGGGGATTTTGCCGGCGCTCGAGTCGGCCCACGCGATCGCCCACCTGGTGAAGCTTGCGCCGACATTGGGCAAAGATCAGTTGATCATCGTCAACCTCTCCGGACGGGGCGATAAAGATGTGAATCAACTCTCCCAGATGGAAGCATTCGCGTCCATGATTGGGGAGAGGAAGTAA
- a CDS encoding aminodeoxychorismate/anthranilate synthase component II, translating to MLLILDNYDSFTYNLVQYLGELGAEMSVHRNDRITLQEIEKMQPSKIVISPGPCTPKEAGISVDLIRKFGSQIPILGVCLGHQAIGEAFGGEIIRAPRLMHGKTSMIEHDGRGVYRGLPNPFEATRYHSLIIRRESMPRVLEITAWTEEGEIMGVRHKTFPIEGVQFHPESILTKAGKDLLKNFLAYENVIVR from the coding sequence ATGCTTTTGATTCTAGACAATTACGATTCATTCACCTACAACCTGGTCCAGTACCTGGGCGAGCTCGGGGCGGAGATGTCGGTCCATCGGAACGACCGGATCACGCTCCAAGAGATTGAAAAAATGCAGCCGTCGAAGATCGTCATCTCCCCCGGCCCTTGCACGCCGAAAGAGGCGGGGATCTCGGTCGATCTGATCCGAAAGTTCGGCTCGCAGATTCCGATCCTCGGCGTCTGCCTCGGCCATCAGGCGATCGGCGAGGCGTTCGGGGGTGAGATCATCCGCGCCCCGCGGTTGATGCATGGAAAGACCTCCATGATCGAGCATGACGGCCGGGGCGTTTACCGCGGCCTTCCGAATCCGTTCGAAGCGACACGTTATCACTCCCTCATCATCCGCCGGGAGAGCATGCCGAGGGTCCTGGAGATCACCGCCTGGACCGAGGAGGGGGAGATCATGGGGGTTCGGCATAAAACGTTTCCGATTGAAGGGGTCCAATTCCACCCGGAATCGATTCTCACCAAGGCCGGGAAGGATCTATTGAAGAATTTCTTAGCGTATGAAAACGTTATCGTTAGGTGA
- the trpE gene encoding anthranilate synthase component I, whose translation MVTPSFDLFCQKSKEGNLIPVYREILADTETPVSAFLKIATSEYAYLLESVEGGEKWGRYSFLGVDPATLIQANGDRMEVIRDGKTTQIAADGNPLLVLEKLLSEYKPVEVEGLPRFFGGAVGYIGYDMVRFFEPVEFKTADRPNPDLFFLLTDTLLIFDNVKHRIKVVSNALIEDGNLKETYQKAVEKIDALIARLRRPLNQDTASPSKGRKATAPKSNFTREEFKKAVLAAKEYIKAGDIFQVQISQRFSTPISSDPFMVYRALRSINPSPYMFFLKFGQLHLVGTSPEVLVRLEGRQAETRPIAGTRPRGRSPQEDQAMEKELLADPKERAEHVMLIDLGRNDLGRVCDHGTVKVDEMMVIERYSHVMHIVSNVIGQLADGKDAFDLLQACFPAGTVTGAPKIRAMEIIDELEPEGRGLYAGAVGYFSFQGNMDTCITIRTIIINGNQATVQAAAGIVADSDPDREYEETVNKAKAMLTAIEMAEQGLE comes from the coding sequence ATGGTGACCCCATCGTTTGATCTTTTCTGCCAGAAGTCCAAAGAAGGTAACCTCATCCCGGTTTACCGAGAGATCCTGGCCGACACAGAAACACCCGTTTCCGCCTTCTTAAAGATTGCGACGTCGGAGTACGCCTATCTTCTGGAAAGCGTCGAAGGGGGAGAGAAATGGGGGAGATACTCCTTCCTTGGGGTCGATCCCGCGACCCTTATTCAAGCCAATGGCGATCGGATGGAAGTGATCCGGGATGGAAAGACGACGCAGATCGCCGCCGATGGAAATCCGCTTCTTGTGTTGGAAAAGCTTCTCTCCGAGTATAAGCCGGTGGAGGTGGAGGGGCTCCCCCGCTTTTTCGGCGGGGCGGTCGGCTATATCGGTTACGATATGGTCCGTTTTTTCGAGCCGGTCGAATTTAAAACGGCCGACCGGCCGAATCCGGACCTCTTTTTCCTCCTTACCGATACCCTTCTCATCTTCGATAACGTCAAACATCGAATCAAGGTCGTCTCCAACGCATTGATCGAGGACGGAAATCTGAAGGAGACCTATCAGAAGGCGGTCGAGAAAATTGATGCGCTGATTGCGCGCCTTCGACGACCGTTGAACCAGGATACGGCGTCCCCATCGAAGGGGAGAAAGGCGACCGCCCCGAAATCGAATTTTACACGGGAGGAGTTCAAGAAAGCGGTCCTCGCCGCCAAGGAGTACATCAAGGCGGGTGATATCTTCCAGGTGCAGATCTCGCAGCGCTTCTCAACGCCGATTTCCAGCGATCCCTTTATGGTTTACCGCGCGCTGCGGAGCATCAACCCTTCGCCCTATATGTTTTTTCTGAAATTCGGTCAGCTTCACCTGGTCGGGACCTCTCCGGAGGTGCTGGTTCGATTAGAGGGGAGACAGGCCGAGACCCGCCCGATCGCCGGGACCCGCCCTCGGGGAAGGTCTCCCCAGGAAGATCAGGCGATGGAGAAGGAGCTTTTGGCCGATCCAAAAGAGCGGGCGGAGCATGTGATGCTGATCGACCTCGGCCGGAATGATCTCGGCCGGGTCTGCGATCATGGCACGGTGAAGGTTGACGAAATGATGGTGATCGAGCGGTATTCTCACGTCATGCATATCGTCTCCAACGTCATCGGACAATTGGCCGACGGGAAAGATGCCTTCGATCTTCTCCAAGCCTGCTTCCCCGCCGGCACTGTGACCGGCGCGCCGAAGATCCGGGCGATGGAGATTATCGACGAGCTCGAACCGGAAGGGCGGGGGCTCTACGCCGGGGCGGTCGGCTACTTCAGCTTTCAGGGAAACATGGATACCTGCATTACGATTCGAACGATTATTATCAACGGCAATCAGGCGACCGTTCAGGCGGCCGCCGGGATCGTGGCCGACTCCGACCCCGACCGGGAGTATGAGGAGACGGTCAACAAAGCCAAAGCGATGCTGACCGCCATCGAGATGGCGGAGCAGGGACTCGAGTGA
- the trpA gene encoding tryptophan synthase subunit alpha: protein MSRIESTMKSVTARGEKALIAYVMAGDPTLSETAQIVLEMEKAGADLIELGVPFSDPVADGPTIQKASERALRQGVTLRGVLDLVTLLRRQTKIPLILMTYSNPIYAFGLGAFFKEAKGAGVDGLIVPDLPHEEAKEFLSLAKRHLIDLIFLVAPTTPPERAERIVKDSGGFVYYVSLTGITGAALTEKESIRTRIQKLKSMTDRPVAVGFGISTPEEAKEMGQAADGIIVGSALVKIIESAQNDPAYLSRLSGLVSSLKAAIRS, encoded by the coding sequence ATGAGCCGGATCGAGTCTACGATGAAGAGTGTGACGGCCCGAGGCGAGAAGGCGCTGATCGCCTACGTGATGGCCGGCGATCCGACCCTTTCCGAAACGGCGCAAATCGTTTTGGAGATGGAAAAAGCGGGAGCCGACCTGATTGAATTGGGGGTCCCGTTCTCCGACCCGGTTGCCGACGGCCCCACCATCCAGAAAGCATCGGAGCGGGCGCTGCGGCAGGGGGTGACGCTGCGCGGCGTTTTGGATCTGGTCACCCTGCTCCGCCGGCAGACGAAAATCCCGCTGATTTTGATGACCTATTCCAATCCGATCTATGCCTTCGGCCTCGGCGCTTTCTTCAAAGAGGCGAAAGGAGCCGGGGTTGACGGTTTGATCGTTCCCGACCTTCCCCATGAAGAGGCGAAGGAGTTTTTGTCTCTCGCGAAGCGCCACCTGATCGATTTGATTTTCCTGGTGGCGCCGACCACGCCTCCCGAGCGGGCGGAGCGGATCGTCAAAGACAGCGGCGGGTTTGTTTATTACGTTTCCCTCACCGGTATCACCGGCGCCGCTCTCACCGAGAAGGAATCGATCCGAACACGGATTCAGAAATTGAAGTCGATGACCGACCGCCCGGTCGCCGTCGGCTTCGGCATCTCGACCCCGGAAGAGGCGAAAGAAATGGGACAAGCGGCCGACGGAATCATCGTCGGCAGCGCCCTGGTCAAGATCATCGAAAGCGCCCAGAACGACCCCGCGTATCTCTCCCGGCTCTCGGGACTCGTCTCCTCATTGAAAGCCGCGATCCGCTCCTGA
- a CDS encoding GAF domain-containing protein: MPATTKKRAKAGGGKKRKKPAVQVRAEIGLKNKIAAQKARLEILETMEEIGRLLNSTLDEREVRRRAMESATRLMRSEVGSLLLIDPETQELFFEVALGEKGEKVREIRLRPGEGIAGWVAQTGEPQIVNDTRANPRFFKSADEKSGFVTRNMICVPVKIREKIVGVLQAINKKRGKFTEIDLEGFKSLADQVAIAIENAGLYKELKETFLSTAAALGDAIEAKDAYTGGHTKRVLEYSMVVGKRLGLSPEELDQLKLAAALHDIGKIGIEDRILGKPSRLEPEEAQIMENHTVIGAKIVENIRPLRAIVPGIRHHHEKYDGKGYPDALKGGGIPIMARIISVSDTFDAITSDRPYRKGLHSEIALQELRRHSGTQFDPKVVDTFIAAFENGEIEPILHRNRPTAAAPATPPLTEKAPS, translated from the coding sequence ATGCCTGCAACGACGAAGAAGAGAGCGAAGGCGGGCGGAGGGAAAAAGCGCAAAAAGCCCGCGGTTCAGGTGCGCGCAGAGATCGGCTTAAAAAATAAGATCGCCGCCCAGAAAGCGCGGCTCGAGATCCTGGAGACAATGGAGGAGATCGGCCGGCTTCTGAACTCCACACTCGACGAGCGGGAGGTTCGCCGGCGCGCCATGGAATCGGCGACCCGCTTGATGCGGTCGGAGGTCGGCTCTCTCTTGTTGATCGATCCCGAAACGCAGGAGCTTTTTTTCGAAGTGGCCCTTGGAGAAAAGGGAGAGAAGGTCCGTGAGATCCGCCTTCGTCCGGGGGAGGGGATCGCCGGCTGGGTCGCGCAAACAGGGGAGCCGCAAATTGTGAACGATACCCGTGCGAACCCCCGTTTCTTCAAGAGCGCGGATGAGAAGAGCGGTTTCGTGACCCGCAACATGATCTGCGTTCCGGTGAAGATTCGCGAGAAGATTGTCGGCGTCCTCCAAGCGATCAACAAAAAGCGGGGAAAATTTACCGAGATCGATCTGGAGGGATTCAAATCGTTGGCCGACCAGGTCGCCATCGCCATCGAAAATGCCGGTTTGTACAAAGAGTTGAAAGAGACCTTTTTGAGCACGGCCGCGGCGCTTGGGGACGCCATCGAGGCGAAAGACGCCTACACCGGCGGCCACACGAAGCGGGTATTGGAATACAGCATGGTCGTCGGAAAACGGCTGGGACTTTCCCCGGAAGAGTTGGATCAGTTGAAGCTCGCGGCGGCGCTTCATGACATCGGGAAGATCGGCATTGAAGACCGGATTCTCGGAAAACCGAGCCGTCTTGAGCCGGAGGAGGCCCAGATCATGGAGAATCACACCGTGATCGGGGCCAAGATCGTCGAAAATATCCGGCCGCTCCGCGCGATTGTCCCCGGCATCCGCCACCATCATGAGAAGTATGATGGAAAGGGGTATCCCGATGCATTGAAGGGAGGGGGGATTCCGATCATGGCCCGGATTATCTCGGTCAGCGACACATTCGACGCGATCACCTCCGACCGTCCCTACCGAAAAGGGCTTCATTCGGAGATTGCCCTCCAAGAGCTGCGGCGACATTCCGGAACGCAATTCGATCCGAAGGTCGTTGATACCTTTATCGCGGCCTTCGAGAACGGAGAGATTGAGCCGATCCTCCATCGAAATCGGCCGACGGCCGCTGCACCCGCCACTCCCCCATTAACGGAAAAGGCCCCCTCATGA
- the traF gene encoding conjugal transfer protein TraF: MVKKGIILGILIAGLLRGGLAAAEELPNLYRGIRPLGMGGAFITLSDDENAMFYNPAGLNDVSGFGGVDLLNPTLEFSENSNSLYQDLSDLDTDSEAAVAEFLSGMVGEHQHVRASVLPNLYMHNFAIGALAQATVDMEIRNRANPQVPTSVRLDTGVVASGALGFFDQMLQIGVTGKFIQREGVNRVYTAVEIAAEDFDPLDDTVKKSDFALDIGTKVNFKNALKPSVALVVQNITDLDFEELGVIPQQFSIGASINPDLWILKTTFAVQIDDLTKQVEGDDDLYKRLHLGAEFRFPMIFAVRAGVNGGYLTAGASLDLWILSISYATYAEEIGAFSGQRSDRRHVAQLSLGF, translated from the coding sequence ATGGTTAAAAAGGGAATCATTCTAGGGATCTTGATCGCGGGACTTTTGAGAGGGGGGCTCGCCGCCGCCGAAGAGCTTCCGAATCTCTACCGGGGAATTCGGCCGCTAGGGATGGGAGGGGCGTTCATCACCCTCTCCGACGATGAGAACGCGATGTTCTATAATCCCGCCGGTCTGAATGACGTGAGCGGGTTCGGCGGGGTGGACCTTCTCAATCCAACTTTGGAATTCTCTGAAAACAGCAACTCGCTGTACCAAGACTTAAGCGACCTCGACACGGACAGTGAGGCGGCGGTGGCTGAGTTCCTCAGCGGAATGGTCGGAGAGCATCAACACGTCCGCGCATCGGTCCTGCCCAATCTATACATGCACAACTTCGCCATCGGAGCGCTTGCACAGGCGACGGTCGATATGGAGATTCGAAATCGCGCCAATCCGCAAGTGCCGACGAGTGTCCGGCTCGATACGGGGGTTGTCGCCTCCGGGGCGCTTGGCTTTTTTGACCAGATGTTACAGATCGGCGTGACGGGTAAGTTTATTCAACGCGAGGGGGTCAACAGAGTCTATACCGCTGTCGAGATCGCCGCCGAGGATTTCGATCCGCTGGACGACACGGTCAAGAAATCCGACTTCGCGCTCGATATCGGGACGAAGGTCAATTTCAAAAATGCCCTCAAGCCGAGTGTCGCCCTGGTTGTTCAGAACATTACCGATCTCGACTTCGAAGAGCTGGGAGTCATCCCCCAACAGTTCAGCATCGGCGCTTCGATCAATCCCGATCTCTGGATCTTGAAGACGACCTTTGCCGTCCAGATCGATGATTTGACCAAGCAGGTCGAAGGAGACGACGACCTTTACAAGCGGCTCCATCTTGGCGCCGAGTTCCGCTTCCCGATGATCTTCGCCGTCCGGGCCGGGGTCAACGGCGGTTACCTGACGGCCGGCGCCAGTCTCGACCTTTGGATTCTCTCCATTTCGTATGCGACTTATGCCGAAGAAATCGGGGCCTTCTCCGGACAGCGCTCCGACCGGCGTCATGTCGCCCAACTCAGCCTTGGGTTCTAA